In Mobula hypostoma chromosome 18, sMobHyp1.1, whole genome shotgun sequence, one genomic interval encodes:
- the LOC134358564 gene encoding hydroxylysine kinase-like, whose product MSNSEKVILVKPSLSEFQVVELVGQLYGLKVSEVQPMPSYVDQNFHIQASGDHRRSYVLKVLNATDSQDVDLVEVQTRVMMFLKQKGFPTPTPIPTTDGRIMSLETINSGQEYKTHMVRLLTYLPGIPLQQIPADPPILYKVGQTLAQINKVLKEFQHPKLKSLQRDSFDWKLTNVHQLNKYLYTLKDSERKVVEQIIQQILEKVLPNIKSFNESINHGDFSHTNVLVQPRHSSADHSNPGHLQQELDIFGILDFGNMNCSYCVCDLAICIMYMMLDNNDPMHVGGHILAGFESEIPLSPQERDALYLLVLGRFAQSLVIGRYLVQFYPDNEEYILTTSRTGWMLLHHLWELGEEAGQKVWFETADSYLSP is encoded by the exons ATGTCCAACTCAGAGAAAGTCATTCTAGTCAAGCCCTCACTGAGCGAGTTCCAGGTGGTGGAGCTGGTAGGACAGTTGTATGGTCTGAAAGTCTCAGAGGTCCAACCGATGCCCAGCTATGTTGACCAGAACTTTCACATCCAGGCAAGCGGGGATCACAGAAGGAGCTACGTCCTCAAAGTCCTGAACGCAACCGACAGCCAGGATGTAGATTTGGTGGAAGTACAAACACGAGTCATGATGTTCTTGAAGCAGAAAGGTTTTCCAACTCCCACACCcatcccaaccactgatggcAGGATTATGTCGCTGGAGACAATTA ATTCTGGTCAAGAATATAAGACCCATATGGTCCGCTTGCTGACCTATTTACCGGGAATTCCGCTGCAGCAGATCCCTGCAGACCCACCGATCTTGTACAAGGTTGGGCAAACTCTCGCTCAGATTAATAAGGTTCTCAAA GAATTCCAGCATCCCAAACTGAAGAGTCTACAGAGAGATTCCTTCGACTGGAAACTTACAAACGTTCACCAGCTGAACAAGTACCTATACACACTGAAGGACAGTGAGCGCAAAGTTGTGGAGCAAATTATTCAGCAAATTCTAGAGAAGGTGCTTCCAAATATCAAGAGCTTTAATGAAA GCATCAATCATGGAGACTTCAGTCACACCAACGTTCTCGTGCAGCCTCGTCATTCATCAGCCGATCACTCCAACCCAGGTCACCTGCAACAGGAGTTGGACATCTTTGGCATTCTTGACTTTGGTAACATGAATTGTAGTTACTGTGTGTGTGACCTGGCCATATGCATAATGTACATGATGCTGGACAACAACGATCCCATGCATGTGGGGGGCCACATTCTCGCGGGCTTTGAAAGTGAGATACCTTTATCTCCCCAGGAGAGGGATGCCTTGTATTTGCTGGTTCTTGGCAGGTTTGCTCAGTCGCTGGTTATAGGGAGATACCTGGTCCAGTTTTACCCGGACAATGAGGAATACATTTTGACCACATCAAGAACTGGTTGGATGCTTTTGCATCATCTCTGGGAACTGGGTGAAGAAGCAGGGCAGAAAGTTTGGTTTGAGACGGCTGATTCCTACCTCAGTCCATGA